A genomic region of Micromonospora sp. NBRC 110009 contains the following coding sequences:
- a CDS encoding SpoIIE family protein phosphatase, producing the protein MEGGTATVLVVDDSRTKRYLLVSWLTRAGFATIEAENGAEALSRMAAGRIDVVVLDVRLPDMSGFEVCERIKETYPATPVIHVSAHAVDVGDRAQGLTRGADAYLAEPIEPEELVATTYAVLRYYQARRRAELLAERLAALADATVQMHAASNFVRLLEAAAASAARIFRSPAAVVAETFDGDCLAGVAAGPDEAPRLVPWTVDDTGVPIGTTVRIDEPGNWGLVDWPAGDSVTVAAARLREDRPPLYVVVPTATQTVRTPVLVQLAQAVASAAEAQRSFDEEHRIAVTLQRSLLPRRLPEIAGLDLAVRYEPASARTEVGGDFYELVMLDGHLLVAVGDVAGHSLHAATVMAELRHAVRAYAVEGHQPGVILDRVNELMRTLLPNEQATVCLLLLHPGSGLVRLASAGHLPALISRDGRVEFVQHSAPLLGVRAPRPSDLEFVLPAGSTLVLYTDGLIERRDATIDDGLAALSVVAARVDDDLDQFCQRLLVELAPPEIHDDVAVVAVRRR; encoded by the coding sequence GTGGAGGGCGGCACGGCGACCGTACTGGTGGTCGACGACAGTCGTACCAAGCGCTATCTGCTGGTGAGCTGGCTGACCCGGGCCGGCTTCGCGACCATCGAGGCGGAGAACGGCGCCGAGGCGCTCAGCCGGATGGCGGCCGGCCGGATCGACGTGGTGGTGCTCGATGTCCGGCTACCCGACATGAGCGGCTTCGAGGTCTGCGAGCGGATCAAGGAGACCTACCCGGCGACCCCGGTCATCCACGTCTCGGCACACGCCGTGGACGTGGGGGACCGGGCCCAGGGGCTGACCCGGGGCGCGGACGCGTACCTGGCGGAGCCGATCGAGCCGGAGGAACTGGTCGCCACCACGTACGCCGTGCTCCGCTACTACCAGGCCCGCCGCCGGGCCGAGCTGCTCGCCGAGCGGCTGGCCGCGCTGGCCGACGCCACCGTGCAGATGCACGCCGCGTCGAACTTCGTCCGGCTGCTGGAGGCGGCGGCCGCCAGCGCGGCGCGTATCTTCCGGAGCCCGGCGGCGGTGGTCGCCGAGACCTTCGACGGGGACTGCCTGGCCGGGGTGGCCGCCGGGCCGGACGAGGCGCCGAGGCTCGTGCCGTGGACGGTGGACGACACCGGAGTGCCGATCGGCACCACGGTCCGGATCGACGAACCGGGCAACTGGGGCCTGGTCGACTGGCCGGCCGGCGACAGCGTCACGGTGGCCGCCGCCCGGCTGCGCGAGGACCGGCCCCCGCTCTACGTGGTGGTGCCGACCGCGACCCAGACCGTCCGTACGCCGGTGCTGGTGCAGCTCGCCCAGGCCGTCGCGTCGGCGGCGGAGGCGCAGCGCTCCTTCGACGAGGAGCACCGGATCGCGGTCACCCTCCAGCGCAGCCTGCTGCCCCGCCGGCTGCCCGAGATCGCTGGCCTCGACCTGGCCGTCCGGTACGAGCCGGCCAGCGCCCGGACCGAGGTGGGCGGCGACTTCTACGAGCTGGTGATGCTCGACGGGCACCTGCTCGTGGCGGTGGGCGACGTGGCCGGGCACTCGCTGCACGCCGCCACGGTGATGGCCGAGCTGCGGCACGCGGTGCGGGCGTACGCGGTGGAGGGGCACCAGCCCGGGGTGATCCTGGACCGGGTCAACGAGCTGATGCGCACCCTGCTTCCCAACGAGCAGGCCACCGTCTGCCTGCTGTTGCTGCACCCCGGCAGCGGGCTGGTCCGGCTCGCCAGCGCCGGGCACCTGCCCGCCCTGATCAGCCGGGACGGGCGGGTGGAGTTCGTGCAGCATTCCGCCCCGCTGCTCGGGGTCCGCGCGCCGCGCCCGTCGGACCTGGAGTTCGTGCTGCCGGCCGGGTCCACCCTGGTGCTCTACACCGACGGGCTGATCGAGCGCCGGGACGCCACCATCGACGACGGGCTGGCCGCGTTGAGCGTGGTCGCCGCCCGGGTGGACGACGACCTGGACCAGTTCTGCCAGCGGTTGCTGGTCGAGTTGGCGCCCCCGGAGATCCACGACGACGTCGCGGTGGTCGCCGTCCGCCGCCGCTGA
- a CDS encoding sensor histidine kinase: protein MTGPDPSEPLLQMALRVEQDIFLVRQRGREVAAAVGLEHQDQVRLATALSEVARDLLRTADGADVTFVLDVDARSGRPALRVDLAPVGPLPDGRYEPQSGAVARLVDMLGVVQDEGDTVVRMSRRVPAAAQALTPERLAELRAELASSAPGTALDELADQNAQLIAALDEVRTQRDELEVLNSELQETNRGVMALYNQLTAELEETNRGVVALYAELDEKSAQLRAASESKSRFLANVSHELRAPVTAIIGLGRLLADSASDPLTSEQAQQVGLIRSSASDLLTLVNELLDLAKAESGRIEPNWAEVDLRGLFGQLRGTLRALATRSAVELMVEEPPAPATVRSDEVLLAQVLRNLLHNGLKFTERGEVRLRADRRDDAWSLSVTDTGVGIPPELQERIFEEFYQVPGETRAGGTGLGLPYARRLVTLLGGTLELSSELGRGSTFTVVLPVGGA, encoded by the coding sequence ATGACCGGCCCCGACCCGTCGGAACCGCTGCTGCAGATGGCACTCCGCGTGGAGCAGGACATCTTCCTGGTCCGGCAGCGCGGGCGGGAGGTGGCCGCCGCCGTCGGGCTGGAACACCAGGACCAGGTACGCCTCGCCACCGCGCTCAGCGAGGTCGCCCGGGACCTGCTGCGCACGGCCGACGGTGCCGACGTCACCTTCGTGCTCGACGTGGACGCCCGCTCCGGCCGGCCCGCGCTCCGGGTGGACCTGGCTCCGGTGGGCCCGCTGCCCGACGGCCGGTACGAGCCGCAGTCCGGTGCCGTGGCACGCCTGGTGGACATGCTGGGCGTGGTGCAGGACGAGGGCGATACGGTCGTGAGGATGTCCCGACGTGTCCCGGCCGCTGCCCAAGCACTGACGCCGGAGCGCCTCGCCGAACTCCGTGCGGAGTTGGCCAGCAGCGCTCCGGGCACCGCGCTGGACGAGTTGGCCGACCAGAACGCGCAGCTCATCGCCGCCCTCGACGAGGTACGCACCCAGCGCGACGAGCTGGAGGTGCTCAACTCGGAGCTGCAGGAGACCAACCGGGGCGTGATGGCGCTCTACAACCAGCTCACCGCGGAGCTGGAGGAGACCAACCGCGGTGTGGTGGCGCTCTACGCCGAGCTGGACGAGAAGTCCGCCCAGCTCCGGGCGGCCAGCGAGTCGAAGAGCCGGTTCCTGGCCAACGTCAGCCACGAGCTGCGGGCCCCGGTCACCGCGATCATCGGGCTGGGCCGGCTGCTCGCCGACTCCGCCTCCGACCCGCTCACCTCCGAGCAGGCCCAGCAGGTGGGACTGATCCGGTCCTCCGCGTCCGACCTGCTCACCCTGGTCAACGAGCTGCTCGACCTGGCCAAGGCCGAGTCGGGCCGGATCGAGCCGAACTGGGCGGAGGTCGACCTGCGCGGGCTCTTCGGGCAGCTCCGCGGCACCCTGCGGGCGCTGGCCACCCGGTCGGCGGTGGAGCTGATGGTGGAGGAGCCGCCGGCCCCGGCGACGGTCCGCTCCGACGAGGTGCTGCTGGCCCAGGTGCTGCGCAACCTGCTGCACAACGGCCTGAAGTTCACCGAGCGGGGTGAGGTGCGGCTGCGGGCGGACCGCCGGGACGACGCCTGGTCGCTGTCGGTCACCGACACGGGCGTCGGCATCCCGCCCGAGCTACAGGAACGGATCTTCGAGGAGTTCTACCAGGTGCCCGGGGAGACCCGGGCCGGTGGCACCGGCCTCGGACTGCCGTACGCACGGCGGCTGGTGACGCTGCTCGGCGGGACGCTGGAGCTGTCCAGCGAGCTCGGCCGGGGCAGCACCTTCACGGTCGTCCTCCCGGTGGGCGGAGCGTGA
- a CDS encoding SpoIIE family protein phosphatase: MNADVVSDHGLWFRVESGGGASGVRRAAERLGRQLELSEQRVADLAIVSAELISNLVKHAQEGSLLLRPVRRAARAGVELVAMDSGPGMADLALSSVDGHSTTGTLGIGLGAIVRQASWFDGYSLPGRGTVLAVQVWDGPLPEPDWAAGLTRPITGEQVSGDAYAVRVVDGRRQVLVCDGLGHGPLAAAASGAALAAFRAAPAGPPAGVVQHLHATMSHTRGAALAVAELDAASGLLRYAGLGNIAAMIVGSGERRRGLVSLPGIAGHQRPVVREYHYPFPPGALLVMHSDGVVDRWDLADYPGLAARSPLAAAATLLRDAGIRRDDACVLVARGEP, translated from the coding sequence ATGAACGCCGACGTGGTCTCCGACCACGGCCTCTGGTTCCGGGTGGAGAGCGGTGGCGGGGCCAGCGGTGTGCGCCGGGCGGCCGAGCGCCTCGGGCGGCAGCTGGAACTCAGCGAGCAGCGCGTCGCCGACCTCGCCATCGTCAGCGCCGAGCTGATCAGCAACCTGGTCAAGCACGCCCAGGAGGGCTCGCTGCTGCTCCGGCCGGTACGCCGGGCCGCGCGGGCCGGGGTGGAGCTGGTGGCGATGGACTCCGGCCCCGGCATGGCCGACCTCGCCCTCTCCTCCGTGGACGGGCACTCCACCACCGGCACCCTCGGCATCGGCCTGGGTGCGATCGTCCGGCAGGCGAGCTGGTTCGACGGATACTCGCTGCCCGGGCGGGGCACGGTGCTGGCCGTCCAGGTCTGGGACGGGCCGCTGCCGGAGCCGGACTGGGCCGCCGGGCTGACCCGGCCGATCACCGGCGAGCAGGTCAGCGGCGACGCGTACGCGGTCCGAGTCGTCGACGGCCGGCGCCAGGTGCTGGTCTGCGACGGCCTCGGACACGGGCCGCTGGCCGCCGCGGCCAGCGGGGCCGCGCTCGCCGCGTTCCGCGCCGCGCCGGCCGGGCCGCCGGCCGGCGTGGTCCAGCATCTGCACGCGACCATGTCGCACACCCGAGGGGCCGCCCTGGCGGTCGCCGAGCTGGACGCCGCGTCAGGCTTGCTCCGGTACGCCGGCCTGGGCAACATCGCAGCCATGATCGTGGGGTCGGGCGAGCGGCGGCGGGGCCTGGTCTCGCTGCCCGGCATCGCCGGCCACCAGCGCCCGGTGGTGCGCGAGTACCACTACCCGTTCCCGCCCGGCGCGCTGCTCGTCATGCACAGCGACGGCGTGGTGGATCGCTGGGACCTCGCCGACTACCCCGGCCTCGCCGCGCGCTCGCCCCTGGCGGCCGCGGCGACGCTGCTCCGGGACGCCGGGATCCGCCGCGACGACGCCTGTGTGCTGGTCGCCCGGGGGGAGCCATGA
- a CDS encoding ATP-binding protein: MTAGVDLGVPAAQAIRSDEDVVRVRQLVRTTAVAVKLSLVDQTKLVTAASELARNTLIYGGGGTAEVVTVEDGRRRGVRILFVDQGPGIPDVDLALTDGYTTGGGLGLGLSGARRLVDEFDIATAVGEGTRITVTKWSR; encoded by the coding sequence ATGACCGCCGGAGTCGACCTGGGGGTGCCGGCGGCCCAGGCGATCCGCAGCGACGAGGACGTGGTCCGGGTGCGGCAGCTGGTGCGAACCACCGCCGTCGCGGTCAAGCTCTCGCTGGTCGACCAGACCAAGCTGGTCACCGCCGCCAGCGAACTGGCTCGGAACACGCTGATCTACGGCGGCGGGGGCACCGCCGAGGTGGTCACGGTCGAGGACGGCCGCCGGCGCGGGGTGCGCATCCTCTTCGTCGACCAGGGCCCCGGCATCCCCGACGTCGACCTGGCCCTCACCGACGGCTACACCACCGGCGGCGGGCTCGGCCTCGGGCTCAGCGGCGCCCGCCGGCTCGTCGACGAGTTCGACATCGCGACCGCCGTGGGCGAGGGCACCCGGATCACCGTCACCAAGTGGTCTCGATGA
- a CDS encoding STAS domain-containing protein, producing MERVPILKIGDILLVSIQVDMSDQTAVQLQEDLAERIVATGSHGVIIDITALDIVDSFVGRMLSTIASISKVLDADTVVVGMRPAVAITLVELGLSLNGIRTALNVERGMELIAAARADEWVEVDGDEDAETTATS from the coding sequence ATGGAGCGGGTGCCGATTCTCAAGATCGGCGACATCCTGCTGGTCTCCATCCAGGTCGACATGTCGGACCAGACGGCCGTCCAGCTCCAGGAGGACCTGGCCGAGCGGATCGTCGCCACCGGCTCCCACGGCGTGATCATCGACATCACCGCGCTGGACATCGTCGACTCCTTCGTCGGCCGGATGCTCTCCACCATCGCGTCCATCTCCAAGGTGCTGGACGCCGACACGGTGGTGGTCGGGATGCGTCCCGCGGTCGCCATCACCCTGGTCGAGCTGGGGCTGTCGCTCAACGGCATCCGTACCGCGCTGAACGTCGAACGCGGCATGGAGCTGATCGCGGCGGCCCGGGCCGACGAGTGGGTCGAGGTCGACGGCGACGAGGACGCCGAGACGACGGCCACGTCATGA
- a CDS encoding STAS domain-containing protein translates to MALSAETSGRLARLLSEHTDRLIERWTEIVTASLRGRLSQAELARQVRELHRTMIDALQDGLTDLADQHGGELRAVLTELSRGRAQQGFSATETAISVFALKDALLELMETSQDTQILRDFLGFTSLIDQMGLFTFESFVRTRESLIADQAEQLLELSTPVVKLWEGVVAVPLVGTLDSARAQVVMERLLQTLVDTGSPYAIIDITGVPAVDTQVAQHILKTVVAARLMGADCIISGIRPQIAQTIVALGIEFGDIATKASLADALRHVLRLTGVETTTRRPRREA, encoded by the coding sequence ATGGCGTTGAGCGCCGAAACGAGTGGTCGGCTCGCCCGCCTGCTGAGTGAGCACACCGACCGGCTGATCGAGCGCTGGACGGAGATCGTCACCGCCTCGCTGCGGGGCCGGCTCAGCCAGGCGGAACTGGCCCGGCAGGTGCGCGAGCTGCACCGTACCATGATCGACGCGTTGCAGGACGGACTGACTGACCTGGCCGACCAGCACGGCGGCGAGCTGCGCGCCGTGCTGACGGAGCTGTCCCGGGGCCGGGCCCAGCAGGGGTTCAGCGCCACCGAGACCGCGATCAGCGTCTTCGCCCTGAAGGACGCCCTGCTGGAGCTGATGGAGACGAGTCAGGACACGCAGATCCTGCGCGACTTCCTGGGCTTCACCTCGCTGATCGACCAGATGGGCCTGTTCACCTTCGAGAGCTTCGTCCGCACCCGGGAGAGCCTGATCGCCGACCAGGCGGAGCAGCTCCTGGAGCTCTCCACCCCGGTGGTGAAGCTGTGGGAGGGCGTGGTCGCCGTCCCGCTGGTCGGCACCCTCGACTCGGCCCGCGCCCAGGTGGTGATGGAGCGGCTGCTCCAGACCCTGGTCGACACCGGGTCGCCCTACGCGATCATCGACATCACCGGCGTGCCGGCGGTGGACACCCAGGTCGCCCAGCACATCCTGAAGACCGTGGTGGCCGCCCGGCTGATGGGCGCCGACTGCATCATCTCCGGTATCCGGCCACAGATCGCCCAGACGATCGTCGCCCTCGGTATCGAGTTCGGTGACATCGCCACCAAGGCGAGCCTCGCCGACGCGCTGCGCCACGTGCTGCGGCTGACCGGCGTCGAGACCACCACCCGCCGCCCGCGTCGGGAGGCCTGA
- a CDS encoding STAS domain-containing protein: MSLTVQTEQRGDVVVVSVAGELDMATAPQLQDQITDLLDKGRNRLVFDLADVSFCDSTGLSVFVRAKNSCDEAGGVVRLAAPQRGVLRILEVSGLVEVLHTYPTVEQAVAGDPTPASS, from the coding sequence ATGTCCCTGACGGTGCAGACGGAACAGCGCGGCGACGTGGTGGTCGTGTCGGTCGCGGGCGAGCTGGACATGGCGACGGCACCGCAGCTGCAGGACCAGATCACGGATCTGTTGGACAAGGGGCGCAACCGCCTCGTCTTCGACCTGGCAGACGTGTCGTTCTGCGACTCCACCGGACTGTCGGTCTTCGTCCGCGCCAAGAACAGCTGCGACGAGGCCGGCGGTGTGGTCCGGCTGGCCGCCCCGCAGCGCGGCGTGCTCCGCATCCTCGAGGTCAGCGGCCTGGTCGAGGTGCTGCACACCTACCCGACCGTGGAGCAGGCGGTCGCGGGCGACCCGACGCCGGCCTCCTCCTGA